A segment of the Tissierellales bacterium genome:
TTTGTAAATATTTATATGCGTTACACTTTCTTTCATAGAAACGTCTATTATTTTTTTGTTTTTTGGAACAATTACCAACGCTACCACAACTAATATTGCTATTGCAAATAAAAAAATTAGCTTCTTTTCTTTTAGAAACATTTTTTCACCTTCCCAGAAATATTATTTTTAGTAGCTGTCACCAGCTACTACCCTGATATTATCACTCCATAATTACAAAGTCAATCTTATCCATCGTTCTTTTTAACAGTTAACAAAATGGTTTGAATTTAACAAAAATATGGTATTATGATAATAGAATATAAGTTCTGAATTGTGACCTTGAAATTGACATACAACTTAAAAAGTAATCTTGCGATACTAATTCTATCAGAGTAGTAATTAATTCTTGAGGGGGATTCTTCATGACCTTTGTTAAAAATAAGCTAAATAATATATTATTTGTTTTAATTGCAGAGTTTTTATTGTTTATAGTTTCTGGCATATTTCTACAATTTACAAACTATGCATTCAGAGGCTGGGTGACAAATCTAAATATATTAGTCTTTCTTGTTATTTTTTGTTTATTCGCACTAAAATTTATAATAAGTTTAGTTCACTTTATGTCTAATTGGAATGATAGCGGTAAATATTTTTATGGTTTTGTGCTTTTTGGTATAACATTTTTCTTAATTTTTGTTATCTTATCTCAAATTGTGCCATTTTGCGTATTTTCTTATACGGATGAACGTGACGTTATCAAAAATAATGAAATTATGGTTGCTAGAATATTAATGACTTCATTTCATCATCCAGAAGTTGAATTTTTCTATCCAGACAATTATCTTTTTCTGAAAAAATCTGGTCTGCCAATTGAAAAATCAAATAATTCTCTTCATTACTACGAACATAATTAATTCAAATATGACATACTACCCATTAATCTAAAGGTTCTGAATAGACTTCTTTGCGGAAGTAATAGTCATAATAAAAACAGCCACATTTAAATAAATTTTAAATGTGGCTGTTTTGGCGTTCACAATGAAATTTTAAACTTGTTTAAAGCACACCTTCTTTCTAAATCTTTAACTACAATGATTTATTTACCCAAGTTAAACGAGCCTATTCATATTCATTGTTCTTCTTTATGATGATTCGCTCCAATCATGAGGCGTTCTGCGACTATCTTTTTGATTCTCTTAGGTTTTATTATATCAACTTTGTCTCCAAATCCCATCAACATCGAATATATCCATTCATCTTCAGGATATTTTACCTTCACTTCAATTTTACCACCTTCTAAAAACTCAATGCATTTTATCGGGAAAAATGAAGTTATTCTTCCGTAATCAATAGCATCAAACATGAGATGCAAATTGACTTCCTTTACATCATTCTGTCCAAATAATTTTTCAATCACAATTGGTTTTGGATCAAAGTAATAAACAGTTTCTTGTATATCCCTAATTCGCGATAACTTAAATATTCTTTGAGCTTTTCTAACTCTACAATAAGCCGCTACATACCATTGATTAACTTTTAATATCAGTTTCATAGGTTCTATACAGCGCTCTATAGCTTCACCTTTTAAGTTATGATACTCAATGCGAAGTACATTTTTTCGTTCTATAGCTCTCTTAATAGTTTCTATAGATTTGGATATACTTTCGTCGTACCCATATGCTTTAAAATCTAGTATCATAGGTTCTGATTCAGTTAATAAATGACCTCTGTGAATACTGCTAAGTTTTTCTTTTAATTCAAGCATAGTTTTTTCATTATACACTCCAGATACTCCATCTAAACTTGCGAATAAAAGACTCCACTGTTCTTTTGATAAATAACTTGCACCAATTCTGTACTGTGGCATAATACCATAGCCTCCATCTTTCCCTTGATAAGAAATTATGGGTATACCAGCACATTCTAGTGTCTCCATATCCCTTTGTATCGTTCTTCTAGAGACTTCAAATCTCTCAGCAAGTTCTCTCGCATTTATAGATTCTCTATTCATTAGCACCATAACTATAGCAAGTAATCTATCAATTTTCATATACTTCTCCCCTAATCTAATGTGTTCACAGCCGCTTTTCATTTTTCAATATTTTAATTTTTCTATTTAAGATGTACGAATCATCGTCTTTGGACATTAGCTCTCCATAACATATCTTTAAGTATTTCTTTCTCCATCGGTGTCAAATATTTGAAACATTCATTTTCCCAACGCTCAGTAGTGAAGTTCATCTCTTCTTTTGTCTCTTGGAACTTCTCTGTAACTTTTATATTACATCCTTTTTTGTCATGTATATTTCCTTCTATTTTTACAAACTCTTTTCTTCTTAAATACTTCATATCCCTTATAATTCCAGATTCTGTCTTCCCAAAATATTTTTCAATCATATCTATAGATATACTGTTATTTTGAGATATGTACAAAAGATAGCAATATTGCTCTTGGTTTACCCCATGCCTTTCCAATACTTCCTCACATTTGCTATCTAAATCTCTATTGACCATGCAAATTCCATAGGCAATTTTTGACTTGCCAAGTAACATCTTTTTTCTAATCATTTTTCCACGTCCTTTTTTCTTTAGGTCCAAACTACTATAAAACTCACCCTACTTTAAGTTTAGCGGTTTATAACAACAATTGTCAATTACATGAAATATTTTTTAAAATTGTGGTTGACATAATGAATACTTTTTTCGTTTCTCTATGGTGTAAAGCATTTAAATCTTAATTGTTTTACAAAAATAAATTATTTAGGAGGAATTACAAATGAACAAATTAACAAAGTATTTATCAAAATTAACAGGAATCGAATCTGAAAAGGCATATGCTTTTCAGCCAGTCAGTCACTACATCTTGATGAAAAAAACAGCTGAAAGACTCGATGAAAACAGTATTATCAAAAAAGCGTTGGATACTCATCCTAGAATCGCTGCTTGGGGTGCAAATGGTCCTGATATGGGTCTCATCCAAGTAGGTGAAGTATTTGGATACTCTCCATGGTCTTGCCGTTATCACTACTTCAAAGTTGGTGAATTCACTGCAAAGCAATTGCAAAATGCATTAGCTAGTGGCGACTTAAAGAAAATCGCATTTGCAGCTGGATGGGCTACTCACGTCGGTGGTGATTTAGGATGCCACGGTATCTTCGTAAACCCAGAATGTGGTGTATATCTTGATAAGCCAGAAGGGAGACCTCTTCATATTGCTTTAGAGCAAGCTGCTGAGCCTTACCTATGGATCAACATGGGTGGACATTCTGAAGCCGATTACAAAGACGGCGTAGCTGATCTTTTTGCAGATGATAGCGAACTTCCTTTCGACGTGATGATTCAAACTTCAAACGAAATTCACGGTACAGCTCCTGGTGACAGCGAAGCTAGACGATGGGTAAAAGCATTCCACTTAGGATTAAAAACTGGTGTTGGATACAAATACTCGACTTACGCTGAAGCTTCTGAGTTCCTTTCACAAAACAATAGAGCTGAAAGACTTGAAAAAGCATTCTACTCTGGTTTAGAAAGATGTGTTGAAATGTTAAAAGGTGCTGAAAATGGTGATTACACTCCATTTAAAAATCGCTGGAACCTTGATGTAGGTAGAAGTGATTCTCCAATCAGTAACTTGACTGTACACGTAAAAACAGGCAAGAATTCATTCTCAAACTTTGGTACTGGCACTGATGATTATGTATACTTCGGTATGGATTTCAAAGATGGAACTACAAAAGAGTGGGAATTGTCAAATGGTAAATCTTATGGTATCACTGTAAATGATTTTGAATCTGGCAATAAAGATGAATTCTACTTGTATATTGATAGATTTAGCCACAACATAACTCCTGATTCTATCAAAAATATTTATCTAAGAAAAGAAGAGTTTGCAGCTAGTTTAGGGCATGATTGGTATCCTGAGCGCTTGACTGTATATCTAAACAGTAGCTGTGCCTTTGATGAAACAATCAACAAATGGATTGATGATGATCACCCTGTATACAAAAGAGAAGTTGATTTCTCTGATGTCGTTGGTATTCCTGATGCTCCAGATCCTAAAAAAGCTAAATAAACTATTCATAAGCCAAGGGTATTATACCCTTGGCTTATTTCTAAATTCAAAATTAAACAAGGAGAACAATTATGTTAAAAACTTTTTTCAAAAAATATTTCAAACTAATATTGGTAACGGGTGAATCTATGACGCCCACTCTAAAAAATAATCAACATGTACTTGTAAAAAAAACTAAAAAACTAAAACGCGGAGATATAGTTTTGTTTCGATGGGAAAATAGGCTCTTGATCAAACGTCTCATTGCTATGCCAAATGATATGTTATCATCCAATGACAGAGGTGTATTCCTAAACGATTATAGGTTGCATGAACCCTATATATCCGCCCATGCGACTCATACCCCGTTTGAATGTAAAATATCACCTGCCCGCATCTTTGTTATGGGTGATAATAGACTAGATAGCGTAGATAGCAGACATCCTCTAGTAGGAGAAGTAGGTCTAGATGATGTCATCGGACGAGTAATACTGTTACCCCTTTGTCACTTATTTTAAAGTATTTGTAAATCATTTCAATAGCTAATGGTATACACTGAAATTGTTAAGAAAATTTCTACCATATTTAACCAAGGAGGATTTGATATGAAGAAAAATATAATAGCAATAACATGTGCACTAGCTTTGTTGGCAACTGGTTCTGTATCTTTTGCAAATTCGGATGTCAAACTATCATCAAATGTTACAAATATAAATTCTCAATCAACTATGACTTCGCAAAATTATAAGGATTTCTACGAATTATCAAGTGAAATCGTATCTAAAATCAAAAATTTAAAAACAAAAGGATACACTCTTGAAAAACAAAAATATTTAGATTTTATAAATAAATGCGATGAATATGTAGATAAAAATCCAGATTTAGATTCTGTAAATATATTGAATGAATTGAATTCAGAATTAAAAGGACAACTCTTTTTTGGTCTACCTACAAATGACGCTATAGATTTTTCAGCTATAAACTATGTCCCTTCAATTAGTGTTCCTGACAAAAATCTTGAGAAAGCTATTTTAAAAGAAATATTTAAAAATGACTCATACGATTCAAAAACCGATGGTGCTCTTCATTATTATTATCAAAAAATAGATTTAAATGGTGACTCAAAAAATGAAGTTCTTGCCTATGTTTACGGAACTATGGTATCTGGCACTGGCGGAGATTCCCTATATATATTTGAAGAAAATGAAGGCAATTATACTATAAAAACTTCAATCTCAACTGTTAGAAAACCTATTCTGATATCAAATATTAAAACCAATGATTGGAATGATATGATAATTCCAGTTTACGGCGGTGGAATAAAGGGATTCTATAGTGATATTAAATACGATAATGATAATTATCCAACAAGTCCATCTGTAGAAAATGAATTAAACGATAGATTTTCAATAGGTGAAGCAACTGCTGTATTCCCTGAATTATGGGAAATAGATAAGGGTATTGAGCTAAAATAGATGAAAAAAGCTAGTTACAATCTACAAAATTGTAACTAGCTTTTTTCTACTTCTCAATCACTTTTCTTAGCCGCAAATCTTCCTCCGCATGTATCCCGTTTTGCAAAGTATCTGAAACTATCTGCGCCTGAATCCTGTGGTAATCCTCTAGACTTGGAACCTTGATTTTATTTCGGTCTACAAGGTGTTCATCTAAGGTTTTAAAAATGGCCCATGTCACTATACATCCCTCCGCTCACTTTTGAACTTCCCCAGCCCGAGCTAATAGGTCTGTAGCGTCAAATGAAAACATTTTCACTCTACCACGAACGCCGCTACCCCCACTAATAATTTACCCTAAATAATGGTTTCAAAACATTTCTAATTCTTTAGTTTATATCTAACCTTTTCCCTTTTTTCCAAAAATAAATTCCCATAATTACATACACTAATGCCAAACCCAATCCAAATTCTGTGGTAAAAAATTTTGTCATTCCTCTATCTATAGTCATAGGATCAAAAACTGCTTGCACAAAGTAATTATGAGATGCATGAAGTATAATTGCTGGCCATACACTACCCGATTTTATTCTCAAATAAGTTGCAATAAAGCATACTCCAAATATTGAAAGTGTGAAAAATACAAGTGATGATAATACTGATACTCCGTTATTATAATCACTAAATAACAATACTGGATAATGATATATATTCCAAATGAGCCCCATTATGATGGATGTTTTGAAAAATGAATATTTTTTAAAAAGCTCTGGAACTAAAAAACCTCTCCATCCAATTTCTTCTCCCATCGCTGATATAGAACTCATAATAACGCCCATTATCAAAAATTTAAATAAATCATAAGCCCCATCAATTCTTATCCACTCAAAGTTAACTCCACCGATTCCAATTGTCCAAACACTTCCGTATACTATTATCCCAGCTATAAGCGGTAACATATATGCTACAAGTGTATATTTTGCCTTCCCTATTCCCAAACCAAATCCTCTCAAATTTCTATCCCATATAAGTTTTGTAACCACAGCAGCTATAGTTGGTACCCACATGACAAAAAATACGTAGCCTTCATTTCCATATATCGATCCACTACTTATAACATTGTAAAATGGATAAATTACTAGGGCCACTGCTAATAATAAAAATGTTATTATTTTCTTAGTTCCCTTTTCCATGAATTTGATCATCTCCCATTATCATATTTGCCTTCCATCTCTGAGATTATACCCAAGTTTCATTAATATAAGACTAAAATAATCAAAAAAGCAGAGCTATTGTGCCCTGCTTTAAAAGTTCTACTACTTTAATATAAATTCCACTATCGCTATGCCCCATAAATGCAATGGGTAGAATACGTAAAATAAATACTTAGAAAATTTTGTATTTTTGCCTCTATTTCCTGAGTAAATCATTATAAATGGAATAACTGTAAACACCAAGAAATCAGAATTAAACATTAACATGTCGAGAGTCATTTTTGCTGTCTCATGCGGTACATATCCATCAAAGAAAAATAAAAATATTCCCCACATCATATACGAAATATACTTCCAGTTTGATTTGTCTCTAAGTAAATATGTCATCCAAATAAATGGCATTAATTGAAAGCCACCTTCTGTAAATATTCCTGCAAATGTACACAGAACAGCACCTACTATACTAGGTATTTTACTTATTCCCACTTGATGCTTACTAAATTCTGCTAAATTCAGCATCAATAATCCAACAGCTAATGTCATAAATATATTGTTATGAACTGAAACTTCTTTAGATACCAAAATAGTATTCAATAAAACGTTCCCACTCTCCATAAATATAGCCCATCCAAATAATCTTAAATTGTATCGTACTCTATCTTTTGTATAAAATAATCCCTCTACCATAAAATACGCAAAAAGCGGTGCTACAAATCTAGAAAGGGGATGGAATCCAACAGGAAAGACATTTGGGAATCCAAACCATAAATGATCTAATAACATAACAAATAGAGCTATAATTTTCAATGGAAATGCATCTAACTTCTTCAATATATGTCCTCCTACATTCATTTATAAGATTATTGTATATATTTTAGATTTTAGAATCCATCGAATCAACTTACATGAACTTACAATTTCGTAAGTTTCAAACTACTTTTTTTAATTTCATTAGCAATCGATTGAAAAATTTAAAATTTGCTCCCGTCCTTTCTTGCTTATATCTGTTTATAATACTCCCTCACACTTTTTTCCTTGATGTCATCTAATCCCTTTGTCACATTGGTATTTTCTTCCCACCACCAGTTTTTAACTTTAATACTCCCACTTCCATCATATTTTTCTGGTTCAAATCTAGCTATCAGGTTATTTCCAAATAATACTGGCAGGACATAATACCCATATTTTCGCTTGTTTTTTGGCGTATACACCTCCCAGCGATACTCAAAATCAAATAATTCAGAAATCATATCACGATCCCATAGCAAATTATCTAATGGTGCCAAAAATCTCATTTCATTATTTTCTATCACTATATTTTCAAATCCTTGTATATCATCAACTTTAGCATAAAACGTCTCGCAAATTCCTTCTACCTTTATTTCCTTCAAAACACCATCTTCTACAAGTTCTTTCAGCAACTTTACTCTATCTGCCTTTTTGGATATGAAATACCCTAGCCATCCTCCACCATTTTTTGCCCAAAGCATGCCAACGCTACCTATTCTTCGCTCCAAATACCACTTTTTGAATTCATGCTCGCTCTTAAATCCATCACCTTCTTTCAGTATTTTCTCTGGCAATAATTTTTCTATAATCTCATAAACTTTTTGAGTGTTATTTTTCCCAAAGATCCCGAGCTCTCCACTATTATACATATAATCAAGTGCAACACTAGATAGTTTTTTATGACCCCATCGTCCTTCATTTTGACTATTTGATGATAAATCATGTGTTCGAGTAGGTCCATTGCTCTTAACAAATGTCCTAATATCTTCTACTAAATCTAGTGCTTCTAAAACTCCCCTATACTTCATAGTTCCAATTAATGACTTAGTATTAGCTTCGCGAACTCTCTTCATTTTAGGCCAATCATCTAATGAATAAATAGCCATCATCTTATCCATTCCATCTATCAAAACCCTATCTTTATAAAGTAATTCATTAAGCATATCGTCACAATAATTTTTGATTCTTGATCTTAATACTAAATCGGCGTTTCTACCAATGACATTTAATGGATCATATTGAATACACCCTACTTTCTTTATGAAATCAATCACTCCTCGTTTTCCTATATATGTATTATAGTTATCAAGTCCTTGATGATGTATCAAAAAGTTTTTTGCCTGTTCTTTAGTCATCTCTATCATCAAATACACTCCCCTCAAATCCAATTATCTTACGATATACCCATTGTACAAAAAAATACCCGACATACGTTTGTCAGGTATTTTTTATGACTATCATTTATTTCAATTTTTTCCCCATTTTTATTGCTGGAATTGTTTTATTGCCCCATTTTAATTTAATCATCTCTTCTCGTTCAAAACCTAATTTTTCCCAAAAATTCTCAACTGCCTCATTATATCCTAAAACCACATCTATCCTTATTTCTTCACTTTTATCTGAAATATATTGTTCAAAACCTTCATAGATTTCTGTTCCAGCACCCTTTCCCTTTATTCTTTCATCCAATATAATCAACGAAAGATATGTCGTTCTATGTATATTAAAATCTAGATATCCAACCAATATTTTTGTATCTATATCTACAATCTTGCACGTATCAAATCCTGCTTCTTTCATAGA
Coding sequences within it:
- a CDS encoding YafY family transcriptional regulator, whose translation is MKIDRLLAIVMVLMNRESINARELAERFEVSRRTIQRDMETLECAGIPIISYQGKDGGYGIMPQYRIGASYLSKEQWSLLFASLDGVSGVYNEKTMLELKEKLSSIHRGHLLTESEPMILDFKAYGYDESISKSIETIKRAIERKNVLRIEYHNLKGEAIERCIEPMKLILKVNQWYVAAYCRVRKAQRIFKLSRIRDIQETVYYFDPKPIVIEKLFGQNDVKEVNLHLMFDAIDYGRITSFFPIKCIEFLEGGKIEVKVKYPEDEWIYSMLMGFGDKVDIIKPKRIKKIVAERLMIGANHHKEEQ
- a CDS encoding zinc dependent phospholipase C family protein, which produces MNKLTKYLSKLTGIESEKAYAFQPVSHYILMKKTAERLDENSIIKKALDTHPRIAAWGANGPDMGLIQVGEVFGYSPWSCRYHYFKVGEFTAKQLQNALASGDLKKIAFAAGWATHVGGDLGCHGIFVNPECGVYLDKPEGRPLHIALEQAAEPYLWINMGGHSEADYKDGVADLFADDSELPFDVMIQTSNEIHGTAPGDSEARRWVKAFHLGLKTGVGYKYSTYAEASEFLSQNNRAERLEKAFYSGLERCVEMLKGAENGDYTPFKNRWNLDVGRSDSPISNLTVHVKTGKNSFSNFGTGTDDYVYFGMDFKDGTTKEWELSNGKSYGITVNDFESGNKDEFYLYIDRFSHNITPDSIKNIYLRKEEFAASLGHDWYPERLTVYLNSSCAFDETINKWIDDDHPVYKREVDFSDVVGIPDAPDPKKAK
- the lepB gene encoding signal peptidase I, coding for MLKTFFKKYFKLILVTGESMTPTLKNNQHVLVKKTKKLKRGDIVLFRWENRLLIKRLIAMPNDMLSSNDRGVFLNDYRLHEPYISAHATHTPFECKISPARIFVMGDNRLDSVDSRHPLVGEVGLDDVIGRVILLPLCHLF
- a CDS encoding CPBP family intramembrane metalloprotease; the encoded protein is MEKGTKKIITFLLLAVALVIYPFYNVISSGSIYGNEGYVFFVMWVPTIAAVVTKLIWDRNLRGFGLGIGKAKYTLVAYMLPLIAGIIVYGSVWTIGIGGVNFEWIRIDGAYDLFKFLIMGVIMSSISAMGEEIGWRGFLVPELFKKYSFFKTSIIMGLIWNIYHYPVLLFSDYNNGVSVLSSLVFFTLSIFGVCFIATYLRIKSGSVWPAIILHASHNYFVQAVFDPMTIDRGMTKFFTTEFGLGLALVYVIMGIYFWKKGKRLDIN
- a CDS encoding conjugal transfer protein TraX — encoded protein: MKKLDAFPLKIIALFVMLLDHLWFGFPNVFPVGFHPLSRFVAPLFAYFMVEGLFYTKDRVRYNLRLFGWAIFMESGNVLLNTILVSKEVSVHNNIFMTLAVGLLMLNLAEFSKHQVGISKIPSIVGAVLCTFAGIFTEGGFQLMPFIWMTYLLRDKSNWKYISYMMWGIFLFFFDGYVPHETAKMTLDMLMFNSDFLVFTVIPFIMIYSGNRGKNTKFSKYLFYVFYPLHLWGIAIVEFILK
- a CDS encoding winged helix DNA-binding domain-containing protein — protein: MIEMTKEQAKNFLIHHQGLDNYNTYIGKRGVIDFIKKVGCIQYDPLNVIGRNADLVLRSRIKNYCDDMLNELLYKDRVLIDGMDKMMAIYSLDDWPKMKRVREANTKSLIGTMKYRGVLEALDLVEDIRTFVKSNGPTRTHDLSSNSQNEGRWGHKKLSSVALDYMYNSGELGIFGKNNTQKVYEIIEKLLPEKILKEGDGFKSEHEFKKWYLERRIGSVGMLWAKNGGGWLGYFISKKADRVKLLKELVEDGVLKEIKVEGICETFYAKVDDIQGFENIVIENNEMRFLAPLDNLLWDRDMISELFDFEYRWEVYTPKNKRKYGYYVLPVLFGNNLIARFEPEKYDGSGSIKVKNWWWEENTNVTKGLDDIKEKSVREYYKQI
- a CDS encoding GNAT family N-acetyltransferase — protein: MLFETKHFRIEAVENEDYNDIAHLYETNQTFVEAHMGENCIDIEWVKSEIKSMKEAGFDTCKIVDIDTKILVGYLDFNIHRTTYLSLIILDERIKGKGAGTEIYEGFEQYISDKSEEIRIDVVLGYNEAVENFWEKLGFEREEMIKLKWGNKTIPAIKMGKKLK